Proteins co-encoded in one Triplophysa dalaica isolate WHDGS20190420 chromosome 16, ASM1584641v1, whole genome shotgun sequence genomic window:
- the cetn4 gene encoding uncharacterized protein cetn4, with amino-acid sequence MASSFRKPSGTSNQRKRAGPKPELTEEQRQEIKEAFDLFDTEGSGTIDVKELKVAMRALGFEPKKEEIKKMIADIDKEGTGTIDFSDFLSMMTQKMSEKDSKEEILKAFRLFDDDCTGKISFKNLKRVAKELGENLTDEELQEMIDEADRDGDGEINEQEFLRIMKKTSLY; translated from the exons ATG gCTTCTAGCTTCAGAAAACCCAGTGGCACCAGTAACCAGAGGAAAAGAGCGGGTCCCAAACCAGAGCTGACAGAGGAACAGAGGCAAGAAATTAAAGAAGCATTCGATCTGTTTGACACAGAGGGGTCGGGGACTATAGATGTGAAAGAACTGAAG GTTGCTATGCGAGCTCTGGGCTTTGAGCCAAAGAAAGAGGAAATAAAGAAGATGATCGCTGATATTGATAAAGAAGGAACGGGCACAATCGACTTCAGTGATTTCCTGTCTATGATGACACAGAAGATG AGCGAGAAGGACTCCAAAGAAGAGATCCTGAAAGCATTTAGACTTTTCGACGATGACTGCACAGGCAAAATCTCCTTCAAAAACCTCAAGAGAGTGGCCAAAGAGCTCGGGGAGAATCTCACAGATGAAGAGCTACAG GAAATGATAGACGAGGCAGACCGAGATGGAGACGGTGAAATTAATGAACAGGAGTTTTTAAGAATCATGAAAAAGACAAGTCTGTACTGA
- the bbs12 gene encoding Bardet-Biedl syndrome 12 protein, translating into MSRASVASIGQRRHIALQQLEAIATTTHSFLGPHKRQKFIQDEDGGNVALVSSSARLLENVEMDSSVAQLLNETVQAHQKILRSGTNTLVFLTGIWSRVALDCLHRGFSVSHIKNATTKGLEVCLEACRSSAVCLEEVSSKKDSEEKIPQNIRLTLKHSRHFTSNDHQTVKSADVSHVAHGISHGCQDSMNLVLEAYKLQSGCNTSALDIQKLVTCPVSGPSEKHSRVLHGYVVLVSEEQSLVVQHLQEQTLKMALVTGDLSEKYRHVGYNMPAHITHVTDCPDVTCVSREEHWTETAFKTLRNLSVDVLLVSGVVSVKLKDRCIPYNILVVEGVRTDILKDFSTSTGAMLMSYITQLTERCVGRGVKIRRWREFSRNGGRNESTAISITAAGTSLVTAVITSSIRAELQSLEDRFWSCAHRLHQAFTDGKLLRGAAATELVCIQQLYKSTRSGMENPYEKVVMQMMADGWMDYISTLMLNCGKVSCKAEARTSVTRLLRHCEDGGPVCVKALWAPTEAETDSVTSVYDNVTVKFEAWRRALDLVLLVLQSDTEIITGVSEGENVYKEFVFL; encoded by the coding sequence ATGTCCAGAGCTTCAGTGGCCTCCATCGGTCAGCGTCGCCACATCGCTCTCCAGCAGCTGGAAGCCATTGCAACCACAACTCATTCATTTCTGGGTCCACATAAACGTCAGAAGTTCATTCAGGATGAGGATGGAGGTAACGTGGCGTTGGTCAGCTCCTCTGCACGTCTGCTGGAGAACGTAGAGATGGACAGTTCTGTCGCCCAGCTGCTCAATGAGACCGTACAGGCTCATCAAAAGATCCTCCGGTCTGGGACAAACACGCTGGTGTTTCTGACCGGGATCTGGAGTAGAGTCGCACTGGATTGTCTGCATAGAGGATTCAGTGTGTCACACATAAAAAATGCCACGACTAAAGGACTAGAGGTGTGTTTGGAGGCGTGCAGATCCTCAGCTGTATGTTTGGAAGAAGTGTCCAGCAAGAAAGACTCGGAGGAAAAGATCCCTCAAAATATCAGGTTGACACTGAAGCACAGCAGACACTTCACTTCAAATGATCATCAAACTGTGAAAAGCGCTGATGTGTCTCATGTAGCACACGGCATCAGCCACGGATGTCAGGACTCCATGAATTTAGTTTTGGAAGCTTACAAGCTGCAGTCTGGATGTAACACGAGCGCGCTAGATATCCAAAAGCTGGTCACGTGTCCAGTGTCCGGGCCTTCTGAGAAACACTCGCGTGTGCTCCACGGATACGTCGTGCTTGTGTCGGAAGAACAGTCTTTGGTGGTACAACACCTTCAGGAGCAGACGTTAAAAATGGCTCTGGTGACCGGAGACTTGAGCGAGAAATATCGCCACGTGGGCTATAACATGCCCGCACACATCACACACGTCACAGATTGTCCTGACGTGACGTGTGTGAGCCGTGAAGAGCACTGGACCGAGACGGCATTCAAAACACTGCGGAATCTGAGTGTAGATGTTCTGCTTGTGAGTGGTGTGGTGTCTGTAAAGCTGAAAGATCGTTGCATTCCCTACAACATTCTGGTCGTTGAAGGTGTGAGGACTGACATTTTGAAGGACTTCAGCACATCCACGGGTGCCATGCTCATGTCTTACATCACACAGCTCACAGAACGATGCGTGGGCCGAGGGGTGAAGATCCGTCGATGGAGGGAGTTCAGCAGAAACGGCGGGAGAAATGAATCAACCGCCATCAGCATTACAGCTGCAGGCACGTCTCTGGTCACCGCGGTCATTACCAGCTCCATACGTGCCGAGTTACAAAGCCTGGAGGATCGGTTTTGGAGCTGCGCTCACCGTCTGCACCAGGCGTTTACAGACGGGAAGCTTCTGCGGGGAGCGGCGGCCACAGAGCTTGTCTGCATCCAGCAGCTTTATAAATCCACACGGAGTGGGATGGAAAACCCGTATGAGAAGGTTGTGATGCAGATGATGGCCGATGGCTGGATGGACTATATATCCACGCTGATGCTGAACTGTGGGAAGGTCTCATGTAAAGCAGAGGCTCGGACATCCGTCACACGCCTACTGAGACACTGTGAGGACGGAGGACCCGTGTGTGTTAAAGCATTATGGGCCCCGACGGAGGCGGAGACAGATTCTGTGACTTCTGTGTATGATAATGTGACTGTGAAGTTTGAAGCTTGGAGGAGAGCATTAGATCTGGTGCTTCTTGTTCTTCAGTCTGACACTGAGATCATTACAGGTGTCAGTGAAggagaaaatgtttataaggagtttgtgtttctttaa